A segment of the Paraburkholderia fungorum genome:
GGTGTCGCTGCAGCCCGATGTCCGTTGCCGGACACCGAGCCCTTCAAACTTACAGCGGCTTGATGTTAGCCGCTTGCAGACCCTTCGGGCCTTGCTTCGTTTCGAAGCTCACCTTCTGGTTTTCAGCCAGCGTCTTGAAACCGTCGCTGCGAATTTCCGAGAAATGCGCGAACAGGTCGTCGCCGCCCTTGTCCGGGGTGATGAAGCCAAAGCCTTTGCTGTCGTTGAACCACTTAACGGTACCGGTATCCATGAAGAATCCTTGAGGTAAAAATTGAAGAGTTTGCTCGGTGAAAGAGCGCTTGAAGCGTCAAGGAAGGGAGAGGACAACGAATACCGCTGAGGGAGCGAGACATTGATGAACAGCAATCGAACTTCTTGAACTTCGGGTGCCACATTAACCGCGAGGGCATATCAGCGTCAACAGTTAACTTGTAACTGTTTTGCGAGGAGCGGCGGATCGGTCAGGTTTGCAGGGTGTTGGTTGGAAGTGCCAATCCTTTACCAGCGCGCGTTGCGTCGCCTCGCCGTGTTCGGCGGCGAGGCACGCTGAAGGCAAATCACAGCGCAGCGTTATTTTCAGATGCCCACTTTGTGTGCAGTCAGGATCAGGCGTAATCCGAGCGCGGCAACCGCGCTTGCCGCGACCCGATCGATCCACGCTTTCCATTGCAGATAGACCTCACGCGGACGTTTGCTCGAAAAGCACAGCGCGACGATCGTGTACCAGCCGGCTTCGATCGCGAAAATTGCCGGGGGCAACGCAAAGTAGCACCACATCGGCGGATGCTGCGGAAGCAGCGCTGCGAAAATGCTGCCGTAGTAAACAGCCGTCTTTGGATTGCTGAGTTGCGTACTCAAGCCGATCCAGAACGATTTGCGCGGATTCGCAGCGGAGGCCTGCGCAGCATCGAAAGCGAGCGGCTTGGCTGCGCCGCGCCAGATTTTCGACGCCAGGTAGACCAGATAGATACCGCCCGCGATTTTCAGGCCGACATAGAGCCACTCGACCGTGGCCAGCAACGTATAGAGGCCGAGCAGCGCGATGCCGCTAAAGAACACGCCGCCGATGCCCATGCCAAGCGCCGTAGCGAGTCCGTCGCGGCGCGACAGTCCGATCGCATTGCGGGCGACGATCACGAAGCTCGGACCCGGACTCATGGCACCGAGCAGGAGCGCAGCCAGAATGGTAAGGATGGCGGTTGAGGCGGGCATGGTCGTGTCTCCTATGCGCGTATGGGGGTGATGTTTGCGTAGTGTATGTAGAAGTATGACGCAGCAGAACACAGGATTGCAGCAGAAGGCTTTGTCCTGCTTCTTCCGTTGACAGTTATTGCCCGTTCTATCGCCTAGCCGGTACGCCGATAAAGGAATACGAACGGAAAACCCCAATTTGTCATTCAGCGTCCCCTCGCTGCAAACAGAATAAATTGAATGCTAGAATTACTTTCCATACGCTGAAGCCGATGCCTCCTGGCAGCATGAACACAGCATGCGGAGAGGCTGGCAGCAGAAGCGATTCGAGCCAGTCGCCTTAGAATTCTCTTTAATCCAAGATTGACCAGGCCTGATATCCGGGTGCAAGTTTTACGCATCGGGAGTCATATCGCGGGTTCGAATCGCAATCTATTCCGATGAATCATCGCATGAGCTTCGCGTCGTTTAGCGAAGTATTCGTTTGTCTAACGCGAACATAAATAGCAGCGATACCGGTACGTTATGAAAGTGCGAGAAGAACAAGGGTTGCTCGATTTCGATGGCAATGCGCGTGAGCGTCTGGTCGCGTGGATACGCCGGCGTATGGACGACTACGGCATCACGCTCGAGGCACTCGCAGACTCGCTCGAAGCCGATGCGAACGCCGTCCGTGCAGTGATGTATCGCGATGCGTACGGGAATTCGTGGGACGGTCATGGCGATAAACCCGACTGGCTCGCGCGCGCGATTCACGCCGGGCAGAACCTCGATTTCTTCCGTTGCTAAAGCGGTTTTTCCGCAGGTTTTCTGTTGCAGACGGATGGTCTGTCCATCATTCTCGAGGTCCGTTCTGCGTTGATCGTATGCAGGTTCTGTCTTAACATCGGCGGGTCGTTGCCGACGCGGTGCCCATTATTTTCGAACTCGCGCGGCACAGAACTGGAAACTGCATGCCGTACGGTCGTCGAATTTCTCCATCTGAATTTCCTGCTCATCACCTCTTAACTTGGCTTCGCTATATCGCGATATTCGGCCTGCTGTGGCTGACTATCGGCGAGTCTTCTGGTGCGACTCACGAGACGGCGCGGCAATCTTCCGCGCGCGTTGGCAGACAGGTTACGCCATCTGTTGCGCGTAAGTCGCGAGCAAAAATCGAGGCACACGGTAAAGCGAAACGGCCTGGCGTCGGCAAAGCGCGGCGTCGTGTCGCGCACAAACGCAAGCGCGCGACGAGTGCGGTACAGCCCATGCATCACAGCAAGATCACGCCGAAACATCGTCGTCAGGCTGCGCGCATGGTCAACGGGTCACGCGGCGCACGTTCGATAAAGGAGCCGGGCAGTGCGCAACGTGTTGCGCGGCAGCCAGCAGCGGCGTCGCGTGCTCCGGGGCTTCGTCTGCTGGCGCGCTGCGGTTATACGCGGCAATCGCGCGCCTTGCTCCGCGCGCGATCTGTGTATGTCGTCGATGCACGCACGCGCACCGTGCTTACCGAAAAGCAGGCCGAGCAGATAGTGCCGATTGCTTCGATATCCAAACTAATGACGGCGGTCGTTTCGCTCGATGAAAAGCATGCACTGAACGCGCCGCTCGACGTCACCGACCAGGATCAGGATTTCGACAAGTTCACCGGCTCACGGCTGAGTGTCGGCTCGCGATTGTCGCGTCACGACATGCTGCACATTGCGCTGATGTCGTCGGAAAATCGCGCGGCCGCCGCGCTCAGCCGGGATTACGCGGGCGGGCGGCCTGGCTTCGTCGCGGCGATGAATGCGAAAGCGCGTGCGCTGGGCATGCGCCGAACGTCGTTTGTCAACGGCACGGGGTTGTCTGCGCAGAATGTGTCGACCGCGAAGGATCTCTCATTGCTGGTTGCGGCGGCCAGTCGCTATCCGCTGATTCGTGCTTATTCGACGGACCGCTCGCAGATCGTGTTCCCCGGCGGACGCCGCGCGAGCCTGAGTTATCACAATTCGGACGCGCTGGTGCGAGGCGGCGACCGGTCTATCGTGTTGCAGAAAACCGGCTTCATCAACGAGGCGGGACATTGTGTCGTCATGCGGATGATCGTGCACGGCAGGCCGATCGATATCGTCGTGCTCGGCGCGCCGGGGCCGCACGACCACATTGCCGATGTGATCAGGATTCGCGGCTGGCTGCGCTGCTCACTGGCACATTGAGCGGAAAAAGCGCAAAAAAAAGCCCGCGCGAGGCGGGCTTAACTACTCTACTCGGAGTATCGCGATCCAGTCGCTAAACTGAATCGTAGCCAGTGTATGTGAAAGCTATATGAAAGTATAGAAATACCCGGAATAGCTTTCGCCGGCTTCACATCACAGGTCGAAGAAAACGGTTTCCTTGTCGCCCTGCATGTGGATATCGAAGCGATACACGTTGGCGCTGTCCGGCTCGCGACGCGCGATCAGCGTGCCGCGACGTTCCGCCGGAACCGCTGCCAGCACCGGGTCCTGCTCGTTCGCCGAGGTTTCGTCGTCGAAGTAGATGCGCGTAAACGTGTGCAGCAGCATGCCGCGCATCGTCAGGATCACGTTGATGTGCGGCGCTTCGTCCGGGTTCGCACGGCCAGGCTTCACCGTTTCGATGATGAAGCGCTTGTGCGGGTCCGTGCCCGTGCCCATGCGCGCGAAGCCGTGAAAACCGGTCTTCAGGATTTCCTCGCGCGACTGCGGATAGTGGCCGTTGGCGTCCACCTGCGACATCTCGATCATCGCGTCGCCAATCACCTTGCCGTCGCCGTCGAACACCTGACCGACGATCGAAATATGCTCGCCAGCCGCTTCGCGGTCGGCCAGAACGGACGTGAACAGGCTCTTGTAGTCGAAATCGTATTGCTGCGGGCACAGACCGTAAGCGAAGTACGGTCCAACCGTTTGCGAAGGCGTTTGCTTGAGAGTGGTCATGGCTTAGCGCTCCATCGGCGTTTCGTTCGGGCCGCGCAGCACGATGTCGAAATCGTAGCCGAGCGCATAGGCCTCTTGCGTGGTGTCGAGCGAGAAATTCGCGATCATGCGTTCACGCGCGCCTTCCGGCGTGCCCTGATAAATCGGGTCGAACGCGAGCAGCGGGTCGCCGGGGAAATACATCTGCGTGACGAGACGCGAGCCGAAGTGATCGCCGAACAGCGAGAAGTGAATATGGTTCGGGCGCCATGCATTCGGATGATTGCCCCACGGATATGCACCCGGCTTGATCGTCAGGAAGCGGTAGCGGCCTTCGTTGTCGGTGATGCAGCGGCCCGCGCCGAGGAAGTTCGGGTCGAGCGGCGCGTCGTGCTGGTCGGCCTTGTGCACATAGCGGCCGGCTGCATTCGCCTGCCAGATTTCGACCAGCGTATTGCGCACCGGGCGGGCGTTTTCGTCGAGCACGCGGCCCGTCACGATGATGCGCTCGCCGAGCGGCTCGCCGTTACGCACGGCGTTTTTCGTCAGATCGTGGTCGAGCGCGCCGAGGTCGTCGGTGCCGTAGACGGGCACGCGCTGGTCGCGCAGTTTCTCTTTCAGGGGGATCAGCGGCAGTTTCGGGCCGCGTTTGGCCGAAGAACCGTAGCTGGGATAGACGTAGTCGGGGTGGGATGGGAAGTCGCGCGGACTGAGCAAGGAATCGTCCATCAGTGTCTCCTTCGAGGAATTGTGGGATAAGGCGTTATGGCTGCGACTGTATCTAACCTGCGCGGTTATGAAAAATGACGTTTTCGCCCGTTTCATATAACCTTCCGTTATGCAACGCAGTCTCGCGGATAGCCGCGTCAAATTTCGCCATCTCCAGTGCTTTCTGGCCGTCGCCCAGTTCGGCAGCGTCCAGCGGGCGGCCGACAGCCTGTCCATCACCCAGCCCGCCGTCTCCAAGACGGTCGCGGAACTCGAAGCGATTCTCGGCGTGAAGCTGTTCGAGCGCGGCAGGCACGGCGCCGTGCCGACCCGCGAAGGTCAGCTTTTCATGCCGCACGCAAGCGCTTGTGTCAGCGCGCTGCGCCAGGGCGTCGATCTGCTGGCGCGCGCGGAAGGCGCGGCCGCCGCCACGCTGGAGGTCGGCATTTTGCCGACCGTCGCGGCCGCGCTGATCCCGCCGGTGCTGAAGCAGTTCGCCACGCTGTGGCCGCGCGTGATCGTGCGCCTCGCGACCGGCGCGAATCCGGAATTGCTCGAGCGTCTGAAAGCAGGCACGATCGAATTCGCGGTCGGGCGTCTGGCCGATCCCGAGCGCATGGTCGGCCTCAGCTTCGAACAGTTGTTTACCGAGCCGATGATCGCGGTGGTGAGAGCGGGGCATCCGCTGACGCAGGGTCTCAGCTTGCCGGCGACGTCGCTGGAAGATTTTCCGGTCGTTCTGCCGCCGTTCGGCACGCTGATCCGGCAGTCGGCGGAGAGTTTGCTGAGTGCGTGGGGCGTGCCGCCGTTGTCGGCGTTCGTCGAAGTGTTGTCGGTTTCCACAGGGCGGGCGCTGACGCTCGAAAACGGCGCGGTCTGGTTCGTGCCGTTGAGCGCGGTCGAATATGAGCTGGCGCACGGCATGCTGGTGCGTTTGCCGCTGCCCTTTGCCGGTACTGGCGAGCCGGTCGGGCTGATCCGGCGCTCGGACACGCAGCCGTCGCCGGTGGGGCGGGCGTTCATCGACGCGGTGCGCGAGGTCGCGCAGCAGCGGATGGCGGCCATCGCGGGCAAGATGGCAGGCAAGGTTGCCGGTAAAGATCAGCGCAAGCGCAGCCGGGCCAGGTCGGCGAGTAGTTGAAGTAGACAGCGGTGGTGCGTGTGCGCCAGCGCGTCCGATCCATCACGCATGAACCATTCAGTACAAAATGAAAGTTGCGAACGCCCTGCTACCCGGTGTACAAACACGGTGCAAAAGCCGTCGGTAGCCGCGTTTGCTGCGGCACACCATGCGTGAACTGCTGTAGGGCAGGTAGATCGACGGTGCACACCAATCATCGGAAACACCGGATTTAGCGTCGAAAGACTGTACAAGGAGATTGCCATGCCCAGCGACTTGCCCACACCAGACGCCGCGCTGCGCGCCGTGTCGGCGCCTGAGCACAATCCGCTCGGCACTGCCGGCCTCGAATTCGTGGAGTTTGCCGCGCGCGATCCGCAGGCGCTCGGCGAAACCTTCGCCAAGCTCGGCTTCAAGGCGGTCGCACGTCATATCAGCAAGGACGTCACGCTCTACCGGCAGGGCGAGATGCAGTTCCTGCTCAACGCGGAACCCGACTCGTTCGCCGCGCGCTATGCAGAGGAATACGGCGCCGGCATTTGTGCAATCGGCATTCGGGTGGCCGACGCGCAGCGCGCGTTCGACCGCGCGATCGAACTCGGCGCGTGGGCGTTCGAAGGCGAGAAACTCGGCATAGGCGAGTTGCTGATTCCGGCGATCCAGGGCATTGGCGATTCGCACATCTATTTCGTCGACCGTTGGCGCGGCCGTGGCGGCCAGCGCGGCGGGCTCGGCGATATCTCGATCTTCGACATCGATTTCCGGCCCATCGAAATCGACACGGCGCACGCCGATCTGAGTCATGTGGGCAACGGCCTCATTGCGGTCGATCATCTGACGCAAACGGTCGGCGAAGGCCGGATGCAGGAATGGATCGACTTCTATCGCGACCTGCTCAATTTCCGCGAGATTCACGAGTTGCACGCGAACTGGCATGTATCGGCGGAATCGCGGGTGATGGTGTCACCGTGCGGCGCGATTCGCGTGCCGCTCTATGAAGAGGGCACGCGCCGGACCAGTCTGATGCACGAGTATTTGCCGGATCACCCGGGCGAAGGCGTGCAGCACATCGCGCTAGCCACCGACGACATCTTCGCGTGTGTCGAGCAGCTACTCGCGAACGGCGTCCAGTTCGTCGAGCCGCCGCCGCGTTATTACGAGCAACTCGACGCGCGTCTGCCGGGTCACGGACTCGACGTGGAACGGCTCAAGCGCACACACGTGCTGGTGGATGGCGAAATTGGCGCGGACGGCGCGCCGTTACTGTTTTTCCAGACCTTCGTGCGCCGCGGAACCGGCGAGATCTTCTTTGAGATCGTGCAACGCAAAGGACATCATGGGTTTGGCGAAGGCAATCTGAGCGCGTTGGCGCGAGCCCGCGAACAGACCGGGACCTGAGTCGGAAACACAGGGCTGCATGCATACGCTGCAGCCCGCGCCCGCGTTATTTCTTCGACGACTCGGCCGCGCCGGTGGCGGGCACTTGCGGAATATCCGCGCTGGTCGCCATCCACAACACTTCGGCGTCTTCTTCGCTGGTTGAAACGGCCGCATGCCCGGTGCGGCTGTCGAAGTACAGGCTGTCTCCCGCGTTCAGATGGGTCGGCGCATATAGCTCCGAATAAAGACACACGCTGCCGCTGATCACATACAGAAATTCTTCGCCTTCGTGGCGGCCCCAGTCGTCGAATGCGTCTAGCGTGTGCGCGGAAATGCGGATGCGAAACGGCAGCATTGCCTTGTGCGCGAGATCGGTCGCCAGCAATTCCATCTGATAGCCGCGGTACGCGTGGCGTTGACCTTCGTTTTTGCGGGTCAGCGCGCGGCGTCCATTCGCGCTGACTTTAGGTGTGGAGCCGAACAACTCGCCAATTTCGATCTTCAATCCGAGGACGATTTTCTGCAGCACGTCGAAAGTGGGGGACATCAGGCCGTTTTCGACTTTCGAGAGCGTGGAGCGCGAGACGCCGCACAGGCGGCTTGCGGTCTCCAGCGTCAGGTCCTGTGCCTGGCGCGCGGCGCGCACGCGGCGGCCGAGGTCGGTGGTCGAGGGCTCGGCGGGCTTCGTGAGGTGGGTGTCCATGGGGTTTGCTGCTTGTCCAGTACGCGCTTTTTCGATGGCGGATTGTGTTTCCGATAATAACATCGGCCATCGCGATTGAATCTCTGCAAGAGGCGAGAAAAGGCGTGGTTCGGACCTGCAACGACCCCGCGCTTTTCTCTCATCGGAAACGTTTGCCGGTTTACTCGTCTCCGCTATGCCGGCACGTTTACGAAGATCCGCGCGTGTGCGCCGCGGCGAGTACTAAAAGGACACCGCTCCTCACGCGCGGTCCTTGAACAGATCGTTCAGTTGCGAGCCGGGTGCCGCGCTGTCGAAACCGTCGAAGCGGCCTTCGGCCAGCACTTTCGCAGCCTGTATGAAGCCGCCCCACGCCGCGCGGGCCAGCGCGCCGCCGACGCTGATCCGCCGTACGCCGAGCGCGGCCACGTCCTGCAACGTGAATGTCGATGACGAGCCGAGCAACAGGTTGACCGGCTTGGGCGCGACCGCCGCCACCACCGCCTCGATCTGCTCGCGGGTCTGGATGCCGGGCGCGTAGAGGCAATCGGCACCGGCTTCGGCATAGGCCTTGAGCCGCGCAATCGCGTCTTCCAGATCCGGGCGGCCGGCGACGAAATTCTCCGCCCGACCCACCAGCAACGTATCGCCGCCGGTTTCGTCGATCGCACGGCGTGCCGCGCCGAGCCGCGCAACCGCGACATCGATCGGGAAAAGCGGAGCGTCGGCGTCACCGGTCGAGTCTTCGATCGACAAACCCGCCACGCCGGTTCCGACTGCCAGCTTGACGCTTTCGGCGACCTCCGCAGGATCGCGGCCGAAGCCGTTCTCGAAGTCGGCATTGACCGGCAGGTCGGACGCTTCGACCAGCTCGCGCAGATGCGCGAGGATGGCTTCGCGGGGCAGCGAGTTGTCCGCGTGTCCGGTGGACCATGCAAAGCCCGAACTGGTAGTGGCGAGCGCCTTGAAGCCGAGGGAGTCCAGATAGCGGGCGCTGCCCGCATCCCACGGATTGGGCAGCACGAAACAACCGGCACGATGCAATTCACGGAAAGCGGCGCGTTTCTCGGCGGTGGTGCGGGACATGACGTGTCTCCTGGTATGGGCGGAGGCGAAGCTCCGCGTGGATCAGGCAACTGCGGTATTGACCACTGGGAAGTCTATTTTCGTATCGAACGCAATGGTTGATGAAAATCGCCGTCGTGTAATGCGCGTTCAGCGTGATGAATTCGACGATGTTCTCATCGAACCATTTTCGGGCGATTAAAAACCACCCGCGCGAGGAGGGAATTTTGCACTGTAAAAGAGTTGAACGAGCAGCAGCAGAGGGTGCAAAAAGAAGGGCTTAAAGCGGGGAGATACGTGAAAAGAGTCGTCAGAAAGCATGCCGAAAAACATGCTCCAAAAAATCAGAAGCGAGTGCAGGTCTGAAAACCCGCACTCGCCGCACCATCGCGAAACGATGAACTGTCGATCAACCGCCCGTTATTGAGCCGGACTTGCGGCGCCATTACCACCCGTTTGCGACGACCCGGTCGCCGTCGTCCCATAGCCGGTTGTATCCGCTTGTGCCGCGTTTTTCGCCGCGACGCGCGCTTCGGCTGCCTGGATGTCGGCGGGATAGACGGCATCCGTCGCGACAGCGGGCTTGTAGCCCACGTCTTCGAGTTGCTTTAACTGAGCCGTGACCTGTGCACGCGTGAGCGGCTGCTCCGATTGTGCAAACGACACCACCGGGGCCACGACAACGACAGCTAGCGCTACTGCTTTGATCAACGATTTCATGATGCTTCCCTCCGGGATTGTTTTGTCCGGCACTGCGACACTTTCCAGTACCTGTTTACGGAGTCTAGGAAGTGTGCGAGTTGGGGGAAACCATTGGTCAGCTAATTCAGTATTGCTTCAAACAGTAAGTCGGGGCGATGTAATGTGCGCTGTAAAAATACGACGAATCGCGTTAAACGCCTTTGCGCACGTCGACGCGGTAGGCCGTGACCTGGCGGTACGTATCGCCGGGACGCACGATCACCGCTTCCTGCCCGTCCATATTGATCTGATTCGGAAATCCGCCTGCTTCAAGGCACAAACCGGCATGTGTCTGGTACTTGATGCCGCCGCGTCCCGCGTCGCCGTTCAGGAAGTTACCGGAGTAAAACTGTAAGCCGCGCTGATCGGTGAGCACCGTCAATTCGCGGCCGCTGCCCGGATCGTAAGCGCGCGCGACTTCGCGCACCGATGGCGAGCTTTCCGCGCCCGTTGCACCGGACGCCTCGCGCAGCACATAACAATGATCGAAGCCGCCGGCTCGCGCGAGTTGCGAATGCGGCCAGTCGAGCCTCGCGCCGATTGGCGCGCTCTGCCGGAAATCGAAAGCGGTGCCCGTGACTTCGGCCAGGTTGCACGGGATCATCGTGGCGTCGACCTCGTAGAACCGGTCGGCGTCGATCGACAACATATGGCCGCGCACGTCCGCGCCCGGGCGCCCCGTCAGATTGAAGTACGCATGATTGGTCAGATTCAGCGGCGTCGCGGCGTCGGTGATCGCTTCGTATTCGATGGTCAGCGTGCCGTCGTCATCGAGCGAATAACGGACCTGGGTGGTCACGTTGCCCGGAAAACCCGCGTCGCCTTCGGGCGACTCCAGCCGCATCACCAACGCGCCGTTATCTTCGCTCACGTCCCACAGCGCACGATGAAAACCCACCGTGCCGCCGTGCAGCAGGTTGGTGCCTTCGTTGCGGTCGAGCGTGTATTCGATGCCGTCGAGCCGGAAGCGTGCATTGGCAATGCGGTTCGCCCAGCGGCCGATCAGGCCGCCTATGTAAGTGGTCGCCGCCACGTAGTCGGCGGGCGTGTCGTGGCCGAGCAGAATATCGCCGAGACGTCCCGCACGATCCGGCGCGTGCCATGAAACCAGCGTCGCGCCGAGGTCGCTGATGGCGACTTTCATCCCGTGCGCATTACGCAGCGTATAGAGGCGGACGCGATCGCCGCCATGCAATGTGCCCCACGGCTCGGAAGATAGTTGTGCGATGCTGATCATGTCGTCGGTGGGATTAAAAGAGAAAGGGCAGGCTTAACCGGGTGTGGGCGCTGCGGGTGTCGCGGGCGTTGTCGGCGTTGCAGCGGCGTTCGCGCGCTCCTGATATTCGCGCGGCGTACAACCCAGTTCGCGGCGAAATACCGCGTACATGTATTGCAGCGACGTGAAGCCGCAACGAATCGCCACTTCGGCACTCGACGCATCGCGCTTCGCGAGTAGCGCCTTCGCGACGTCGAGCTTATGGCGCAGGATTTCCTGATGCACGGTGCACTTGCGTTCGCGCCGGAAGTACTCTTCGAGCGATGAACGCGACACGCCCACGTAATCCGCTACCTGTTCGGTGCGAATGCCCTGACACGCGTACTGGCGGATGAAATGCCGCGCGCGCATCACATACGGACTCGTCAGCGGCTGATGCTGAGTCGATTCGAGCACGTTGATGCCGACCGGCGGCACCAGAATGCGCCGCCCCGGAAAGCGCGCGCCGTGCAGCATCTGATGCAGGATGTGCGCAGCGGTGCGGCCCATTTCGCCGGTCCCCTGAATCACCGACGAAACCGGAATACGGGTGAGCGTGCGCGTAAGCGGGTCGTTGTCGATGCCGATAATCGCGACTTCTTCCGGTACGGAAATGCCCGCCATCAAGCACGCCTGCAGCAGATGCCGCGCACGCGCGTCGGTCACCGCGATGATGCCGACGGGCTTGGGCAATTGCTGCAACCATGCGGTGAGCTGTTCAATTGCCTGGTTCCACGACGGCGCGCTGGTCGACAGGCCGCGATAGACCTCGGCGTCGATTTGCGCGGTGCTGCGTCCATCGGCGCGACGCAAGTGCGCGAACGCGAGTTCACGCTGTTGTGCCCAACGGTTTTCCTGCGCCTGCGGCAAGCTGTACAAAGCGAAATGTTCGAGACCCGCGCCGATCAGATGCGTATAGGCGAGTGAAACGAGCTTGCTGTTATCGGTGGCGATATAGGGTAAATCCGGGGGATAGTGCGCCGGATCCTCAAACGACGAACCCACCGCGACCACCGGCAAGCGGCAATCGCGCAGTGCTTCGCCCACGGCGGGATCGTCGAAATCCGCGATGATGCCGTCGCCGTCGAAACGCTCGATACCGGCCAGCCGGCAACGGAAATCTTCTTCGAGAAAAAGATCCCATGCCACGCGCGTCGACAGCAGGTAGTTGCCGATGCCGGCGATGATCTCGCGGTCGTAGACTTTGTTCGCGTTGAACAGCAGCGCGATCCGGTGGGTCGTCTGTGGAGTTGGCGGGCGGGTCATGGCGATGGGCGGCGCGCGGCGCGTACTGACAGTCAGTACAAACCCGAGCGCCTGTGTCTCCTGTTGGTGGCGCTTTACGCAGCACCGTTTTTTAAGCGTCCGGTTATTCTAGGCTGCGAATCGCGCGACGGGACGAAACAAACGCGCGGGCGGTAAGAAACATCAAGCGTGCTGCGCAATTTCGCAATTGCCTATGCATCTGGCAAGCGGCAGCATGGCGTCACCTTGTCGACCGGTACGATCTTTATCGCGCGAGTTGCGGTGCAGCATGGGACCGGCAGAAAGCGCTGAAGCGCGTCGACAGCTTTGCATGGGACGGCAGTAAGCGCTGAAGCGCTAACTCCCGTCGACATAAACGGAGACGCCCATGTCCTACTTCGAGCACATTCCCGAGATTCGTTACGAAGGTCCGCAATCGGATAACCCGCTTGCGTATCGTCATTACGACAAAAACAAACGGGTACTCGGCAAGACGCTCGAAGAACATTTGCGGATTGCCGTGTGCTACTGGCATACGTTCGTGTGGCCGGGTGTCGATATCTTCGGTCACGGAACCTTCACACGACCCTGGCAGCAACCCGGCGATGCGATGGAGCGCGCGCTGCAAAAAGCCGATGCCGCGTTCGAGTTCTTCTCGAAGCTCGGTGCACCGTTCTACACGTTTCACGATACCGATGTCGCGCCCGAAGGCACGAACCTGAGAGACTATAGCGAGAACTTCCTGCGCGTGACCGACTACCTCGATCGCAAGCAGCAGGAGACCGGCATAAAACTGCTATGGGGCACGGCTAATCTGTTTTCACATCCACGGTATGCGGCTGGCGCGGCGACCAGTCCCGACCCGGAAATTTTCGCGTACGCAGCGACCCAGGTGCGTCACGCACTCGAAGCGACACAACGGCTCGGCGGCGCGAATTATGTGTTGTGGGGCGGTCGCGAAGGTTACGACACGCTGCTCAATACCGACCTCGTGCGCGAGCGCAATCAACTCGCGCGCTTCCTGCATATGGTCGTCGAGCACGCGCACAAGATCGGCTTCAAAGGCTCGCTATTGATCGAGCCGAAACCGCAGGAACCGACCAAGCATCAATACGATTACGACGTCGCGAGTGTGCATGGCTTTCTATTGCAATACGGACTCGAGAAAGACATTCGGGTAAACATCGAAGCCAATCACGCGACACTTGCTGGACACTCCTTCCATCACGAAATTGCCACTGCTTATGCGCTGGGTATATTCGGAAGCGTCGATGCGAATCGCGGCGATCCGCAAAACGGCTGGGATACGGATCAATTCCCAAATAGTGTCGAAGAACTCACATTGGCTTTCTACGAGATTCTCCGGCACGGCGGGTTTACCACGGGCGGCATGAACTTCGATTCGAAAGTACGGCGCCAGAGCGTCGATCCGGAAGATCTGTTCTACGGCCATGTGGGTGCAATCGATAACCTCGCGCTAGCAGTCGAGCGCGCTGCGGTATTGATCGAAAGCGACCGGCTCGACCGGTTCAA
Coding sequences within it:
- the pcaH gene encoding protocatechuate 3,4-dioxygenase subunit beta, which gives rise to MDDSLLSPRDFPSHPDYVYPSYGSSAKRGPKLPLIPLKEKLRDQRVPVYGTDDLGALDHDLTKNAVRNGEPLGERIIVTGRVLDENARPVRNTLVEIWQANAAGRYVHKADQHDAPLDPNFLGAGRCITDNEGRYRFLTIKPGAYPWGNHPNAWRPNHIHFSLFGDHFGSRLVTQMYFPGDPLLAFDPIYQGTPEGARERMIANFSLDTTQEAYALGYDFDIVLRGPNETPMER
- the pcaQ gene encoding pca operon transcription factor PcaQ; this translates as MQRSLADSRVKFRHLQCFLAVAQFGSVQRAADSLSITQPAVSKTVAELEAILGVKLFERGRHGAVPTREGQLFMPHASACVSALRQGVDLLARAEGAAAATLEVGILPTVAAALIPPVLKQFATLWPRVIVRLATGANPELLERLKAGTIEFAVGRLADPERMVGLSFEQLFTEPMIAVVRAGHPLTQGLSLPATSLEDFPVVLPPFGTLIRQSAESLLSAWGVPPLSAFVEVLSVSTGRALTLENGAVWFVPLSAVEYELAHGMLVRLPLPFAGTGEPVGLIRRSDTQPSPVGRAFIDAVREVAQQRMAAIAGKMAGKVAGKDQRKRSRARSASS
- a CDS encoding serine hydrolase, with product MPYGRRISPSEFPAHHLLTWLRYIAIFGLLWLTIGESSGATHETARQSSARVGRQVTPSVARKSRAKIEAHGKAKRPGVGKARRRVAHKRKRATSAVQPMHHSKITPKHRRQAARMVNGSRGARSIKEPGSAQRVARQPAAASRAPGLRLLARCGYTRQSRALLRARSVYVVDARTRTVLTEKQAEQIVPIASISKLMTAVVSLDEKHALNAPLDVTDQDQDFDKFTGSRLSVGSRLSRHDMLHIALMSSENRAAAALSRDYAGGRPGFVAAMNAKARALGMRRTSFVNGTGLSAQNVSTAKDLSLLVAAASRYPLIRAYSTDRSQIVFPGGRRASLSYHNSDALVRGGDRSIVLQKTGFINEAGHCVVMRMIVHGRPIDIVVLGAPGPHDHIADVIRIRGWLRCSLAH
- a CDS encoding LysE family translocator; translation: MPASTAILTILAALLLGAMSPGPSFVIVARNAIGLSRRDGLATALGMGIGGVFFSGIALLGLYTLLATVEWLYVGLKIAGGIYLVYLASKIWRGAAKPLAFDAAQASAANPRKSFWIGLSTQLSNPKTAVYYGSIFAALLPQHPPMWCYFALPPAIFAIEAGWYTIVALCFSSKRPREVYLQWKAWIDRVAASAVAALGLRLILTAHKVGI
- a CDS encoding cold-shock protein, with amino-acid sequence MDTGTVKWFNDSKGFGFITPDKGGDDLFAHFSEIRSDGFKTLAENQKVSFETKQGPKGLQAANIKPL
- the pcaG gene encoding protocatechuate 3,4-dioxygenase subunit alpha, whose translation is MTTLKQTPSQTVGPYFAYGLCPQQYDFDYKSLFTSVLADREAAGEHISIVGQVFDGDGKVIGDAMIEMSQVDANGHYPQSREEILKTGFHGFARMGTGTDPHKRFIIETVKPGRANPDEAPHINVILTMRGMLLHTFTRIYFDDETSANEQDPVLAAVPAERRGTLIARREPDSANVYRFDIHMQGDKETVFFDL
- a CDS encoding H-NS family nucleoid-associated regulatory protein gives rise to the protein MKVREEQGLLDFDGNARERLVAWIRRRMDDYGITLEALADSLEADANAVRAVMYRDAYGNSWDGHGDKPDWLARAIHAGQNLDFFRC